DNA from Candidatus Latescibacter sp.:
GGGATACCCCGAGTGCGCCATAAGCCCCTATTCCATGATCCGCCCGCTCTATCCCGAAGCGGTCTGCGCCGGAAGAGTACGGACTCTCCTGAACGCCCCCGCCCGCACCGGCACGGTGGATCCTTACCGTCTTGCCATCGAGCTGGTCGACAGCCTGAAACCCGGCGAAGTCTCTGTTGCATCTTCCGATAAACCCATCGAATGCGGTATCATGGGAGAGCTTTCGGCTATGGCCATGACCAGGCGCGGCGCCCGTGGGTGCATAGTGGACGGCTATACCCGCGACGCCCGCAAGATCATCCAGCGCCGGTTTCCCACCTTCGCCCGTGGTGTGTCGCCGATCGATACCACCGAACGTGTCATGGTGATCGAGTACGACTGCCCGGTGATCATCGGCGGAAGAAGGGCGGTTCCCGGCCAGATCGTGTTCGCCGATCTCGACGGCATCATTCTCATTCCGAAAGCGGTTGAGACGGAGGTGATCCAGGAGGCGGCCAAACGGGTCAATGTGGAAACCCAGGTACGGGACAACCTCAGCGAAGGCGCAACCATGCGCGACGTGTGGGACAAGTATCACGTGCTGTGATACTGTTTTCGTATATGGCGACATAACGAAAGTCGTCGTCATCGGCAGTTAAAATATACTTTGAACCGTATCCGGGGAGGCTGAAATGCATACCGCTGGGTTTCACTTTAGTTCGTATGGTTTTCTGACGGCATTTGTGTTCATGGCGGCAGTGGGCGCCTGTTTCGCCCAGAAACCGGATGATCCGGCAGTCAGGTATGCGAAGAAGTTCGACATTGTAATTGCCAATCCTCTTGCCCTGAATCGTCCCGGCGAGCCGGTTGTAATTCCCCTTTCTCAGATAATGGCAAAGGCGCCGGATTTCAACCGTAATTTCTTCCGGGTGAAATACAAGGCCGGTATGTTC
Protein-coding regions in this window:
- a CDS encoding RraA family protein → MDFKNELEIFDFMEKYFYAGALSDILDEMGYPECAISPYSMIRPLYPEAVCAGRVRTLLNAPARTGTVDPYRLAIELVDSLKPGEVSVASSDKPIECGIMGELSAMAMTRRGARGCIVDGYTRDARKIIQRRFPTFARGVSPIDTTERVMVIEYDCPVIIGGRRAVPGQIVFADLDGIILIPKAVETEVIQEAAKRVNVETQVRDNLSEGATMRDVWDKYHVL